The following proteins come from a genomic window of Lolium rigidum isolate FL_2022 chromosome 5, APGP_CSIRO_Lrig_0.1, whole genome shotgun sequence:
- the LOC124658347 gene encoding pentatricopeptide repeat-containing protein At4g13650: MTRRGAATLNRSLAGFLAHEEPEKLLSLFAAKVRQCRGLSSVDFACALRVCRGSGKHWPLVPGIHAKAITCGIGADRIVGNLLIDFYAKRGLVQRARQVFEELSARDNVSWVAMLSGYAQNGLGEEAVGLYHQMHRSGVAPTPYVLSSVLSACAKAELFQQGRLVHVQVYKQGFSSETVVGNALIALYLRFGSFSLAERVFWDMPCCDIVTFNTLISRHAQCGHGESALEVFGRMRLSGWKPDCVTIASLLAACASIGDLHKGRQLHSYLLKAGMSPDYIVEGSLLDLYVKCGHVDEALEIFSSGDRTNVVLWNLMLVAYGQITDLAKSFDLFCRMLAAGVRPNQFTYPCLLRTCTYTGQINLGEQIHSLSIKTGFESDMYVSGVLIDMYSKHGWLDKARRILEMLEAKDVVSWTSMIAGYVQHEFCKEALGTFKGMQLFGIWPDNIGLASAISACAGIKALRQGLQIHSRVYVSGYSADVPILNALTNLYARCGRSKEALSLFEAIEHKDNITWNGLVSGFAQSGLYEEALKVFIKMYQAGISYNVFTFVSSISASANLADIKQGKQIHARVIKTGHTSETEVANALVSLYGKCGSIKDAKVQFYEMSEKNDVSWNTIITSCSQHGCGLEALQLFDQMKDEGLKPNDVTFIGVLAACSHVGLVEEGLGYFKSMSSVHGVQPRPDHYACVVDILGRAGQLDRARKFVEEMPISADAMVWRTLLSACRVHKNIEIGELAAKCLLELEPHDSASYVLLSNAYAVTGKWAHRDRIRKVMKERGVRKEPGRSWIEVKNLVHAFFVGDRLHPLADQIYKYLAELNDRLEKIGYKQENHSLFHEKEKEQKDPTVFVHSEKLAVVFGLMSLPPSMPLRVIKNLRVCNDCHTWMKFTSEVMEREIVLRDVYRFHHFNNGNCSCGDFW, translated from the coding sequence ATGACGCGCCGCGGAGCAGCAACGCTGAACAGGTCGCTCGCTGGATTCCTCGCGCATGAAGAGCCGGAGAAGCTCCTGTCGCTCTTCGCGGCCAAGGTCAGGCAGTGCAGGGGCCTCAGCTCCGTCGATTTCGCTTGCGCCCTGCGTGTGTGCAGGGGCAGCGGCAAGCACTGGCCACTCGTTCCAGGGATCCACGCCAAGGCAATCACGTGCGGTATTGGAGCTGACCGGATCGTCGGCAACCTTCTGATCGATTTTTACGCCAAGAGAGGGCTCGTACAGCGGGCAAGGCAGGTGTTTGAGGAGCTATCTGCCAGGGACAATGTGTCGTGGGTCGCAATGCTGTCAGGATACGCACAGAATGGCCTCGGAGAAGAAGCAGTTGGGCTCTACCACCAGATGCATCGGTCCGGAGTTGCTCCTACGCCTTACGTTCTGTCCAGCGTACTGAGCGCCTGCGCCAAAGCTGAGCTTTTTCAGCAAGGGCGGTTGGTTCATGTCCAAGTCTACAAGCAAGGCTTCAGCTCTGAAACCGTCGTGGGGAATGCGCTTATTGCCCTCTACTTGCGGTTTGGATCTTTTAGCCTGGCGGAAAGAGTGTTCTGGGACATGCCGTGCTGCGACATAGTAACGTTCAATACGCTGATCTCGCGACATGCTCAGTGTGGACATGGTGAGAGTGCTTTGGAGGTATTTGGCAGGATGCGGTTGTCTGGCTGGAAGCCTGATTGTGTGACCATTGCTAGTCTCCTTGCAGCTTGTGCCTCTATTGGGGATCTACATAAGGGCAGGCAGCTCCATTCCTATTTGCTAAAAGCAGGCATGTCTCCAGATTACATAGTTGAAGGCTCACTTCTTGACCTCTATGTGAAATGTGGTCACGTTGACGAAGCTCTTGAGATCTTCAGTTCGGGTGATAGGACAAATGTAGTGCTGTGGAACCTGAtgcttgttgcatatggacagatTACTGATCTAGCGAAATCTTTTGACCTCTTTTGTCGAATGCTAGCTGCAGGGGTACGCCCTAACCAATTCACATACCCATGCTTGTTAAGGACTTGCACTTACACCGGACAAATTAACCTTGGAGAGCAGATTCATTCATTAAGCATAAAGACTGGCTTTGAGTCTGATATGTATGTCAGTGGTGTATTGATAGATATGTACTCTAAACATGGGTGGCTTGATAAAGCTCGGAGAATTCTTGAAATGCTTGAAGCAAAAGATGTGGTCTCGTGGACATCCATGATTGCTGGATACGTGCAACATGAGTTCTGCAAAGAGGCCCTTGGAACATTCAAAGGTATGCAGCTTTTTGGAATCTGGCCGGATAACATAGGGCTAGCAAGTGCTATAAGTGCTTGTGCTGGAATCAAAGCACTGCGTCAGGGTTTGCAGATTCATTCTCGGGTTTATGTGTCTGGTTATTCAGCAGACGTTCCGATTTTGAACGCATTGACAAACCTTTATGCACGTTGTGGAAGAAGCAAAGAGGCTTTGTCTTTATTTGAGGCAATTGAACATAAAGACAACATAACCTGGAATGGACTGGTATCTGGTTTTGCACAAAGTGGTCTATATGAAGAGGCCCTCAAGGTATTTATTAAGATGTATCAAGCAGGTATCAGCTATAACGTGTTCACATTTGTCTCCTCTATTAGTGCTTCAGCTAACCTCGCAGATATAAAACAAGGGAAGCAAATTCATGCTAGAGTTATTAAAACAGGTCACACCTCTGAAACTGAAGTTGCCAATGCATTGGTTTCACTGTATGGGAAATGTGGCAGCATTAAAGATGCCAAGGTGCAGTTCTATGAAATGTCCGAGAAGAATGATGTTTCATGGAATACTATTATTACAAGTTGCTCACAGCATGGATGTGGCCTTGAGGCCTTGCAACTTTTTGATCAAATGAAGGATGAAGGTCTAAAACCAAATGATGTTACCTTCATAGGCGTTTTAGCAGCTTGCAGTCATGTGGGTTTGGTAGAGGAAGGCCTTGGTTACTTCAAATCCATGTCTAGTGTGCATGGAGTGCAGCCAAGACCTGATCATTACGCTTGTGTTGTAGATATTCTTGGACGTGCTGGGCAACTTGACCGGGCAAGGAAATTTGTTGAGGAAATGCCAATTTCAGCTGATGCAATGGTTTGGAGAACACTTCTCAGTGCTTGTAGAGTACACAAGAATATAGAAATCGGAGAGCTTGCAGCCAAGTGTCTTCTGGAGTTAGAGCCTCATGATTCAGCATCATATGTTCTTCTTTCAAATGCATATGCTGTTACTGGGAAGTGGGCACATAGGGATCGGATCAGAAAGGTAATGAAAGAAAGAGGTGTTAGAAAGGAACCCGGCCGTAGCTGGATTGAAGTGAAGAATTTGGTCCATGCGTTCTTTGTTGGTGATCGATTGCACCCGCTGGCTGATCAGATTTACAAATATTTGGCAGAACTAAATGATAGGTTAGAGAAAATAGGATACAAGCAAGAGAATCATTCTCTCTTccatgaaaaagagaaagaacaaAAGGACCCAACTGTTTTTGTCCATAGTGAGAAGTTAGCTGTGGTTTTTGGATTGATGAGTTTGCCTCCCTCTATGCCCCTTAGAGTGATTAAGAATCTCCGTGTCTGCAACGACTGCCACACTTGGATGAAGTTTACTTCTGAAGTCATGGAAAGGGAAATTGTATTGCGTGATGTGTACAGATTTCACCATTTTAATAATGGCAATTGTTCATGTGGAGATTTCTGGTGA